The following are from one region of the Candidatus Rokuibacteriota bacterium genome:
- the cobT gene encoding nicotinate-nucleotide--dimethylbenzimidazole phosphoribosyltransferase, which translates to MNVLPKLLDRIVAPDGAAGLQAQWALDQLTKPAGSLGRLEELARRLSEMSGQFPPQARRCVIFTLAADHGVVAEGVSAYPQIVTTQMVENFLQGGAAVNVLARHVGAPVVVADLGVVSPLPAHPGLVSRRIGPGTRNMAKGPAMTREEALAAIEVGIGLVYAERGNGLDVIGTGEMGIGNTTAASAVVAALTGAPAASVTGTGTGVDDEGRLRKIAVIKRALAVNRPDPGDGVDVLAKVGGFEIAGLCGVILAGAAWRIPVILDGFIAGAAAMAAVRLKPDARHYLIASHRSTEPGHSYVLNALGLEPYLDLQMRLGEGTGSALCIGLAKAATKILGEMATFKSAGVTERGL; encoded by the coding sequence GTGAACGTCCTCCCGAAGCTCCTTGACCGCATCGTGGCGCCCGACGGCGCCGCGGGGCTCCAGGCCCAGTGGGCGCTCGACCAGCTGACCAAGCCGGCGGGCAGCCTCGGCCGTCTCGAGGAGCTGGCCCGGCGGCTCAGCGAGATGTCGGGCCAGTTCCCGCCCCAGGCGCGGCGCTGCGTGATCTTCACGCTCGCGGCCGATCACGGCGTGGTCGCCGAAGGGGTCAGCGCCTACCCGCAGATCGTCACGACCCAGATGGTCGAGAACTTTCTCCAGGGCGGCGCGGCGGTCAACGTGCTGGCGCGCCACGTGGGCGCCCCCGTGGTCGTGGCCGACCTGGGCGTGGTGTCGCCGCTGCCCGCGCACCCGGGGCTCGTCAGCCGTAGAATCGGCCCCGGCACGCGCAACATGGCGAAGGGCCCGGCCATGACGCGCGAGGAGGCCTTGGCGGCGATCGAGGTGGGCATCGGGCTCGTCTACGCGGAGCGCGGCAACGGGCTCGACGTGATCGGCACGGGGGAGATGGGCATCGGCAACACCACGGCGGCGAGCGCCGTGGTGGCCGCTCTCACCGGCGCGCCGGCCGCATCGGTCACGGGGACAGGCACGGGCGTGGACGACGAGGGGCGCCTGCGCAAGATCGCCGTCATCAAGCGGGCGCTCGCCGTCAACCGCCCCGATCCCGGCGACGGCGTCGACGTGCTGGCCAAGGTGGGCGGCTTCGAGATCGCGGGGCTCTGCGGCGTCATCCTGGCGGGCGCGGCTTGGCGTATCCCGGTCATCCTCGACGGGTTCATCGCCGGCGCCGCGGCGATGGCCGCGGTGCGCCTCAAGCCCGACGCGCGCCACTACCTCATCGCCTCCCACCGCTCCACCGAGCCCGGCCACAGCTACGTGCTGAACGCTCTCGGGCTCGAGCCGTACCTCGACCTCCAGATGCGCCTGGGCGAGGGTACGGGCTCGGCCCTCTGCATCGGTCTCGCCAAGGCCGCCACGAAGATCTTAGGCGAAATGGCGACCTTCAAGTCGGCAGGCGTGACCGAGCGCGGGTTGTGA
- a CDS encoding energy transducer TonB, translating into MIRRGRALALLGSAALHLGALAAVLSLAASLRQPEPLFVDLTGGVPAGDGREAAAAPPLGREIVVPRAREAPRARAPRASAPSLPAEPAETTSASAPSVSASREVATADQGGAPTASDMDGGGVRGVSSDAPAHAGQPSGVIGGGGSRLALAGPGTGRGEVPAEFGPYLARFRERIQELVVYPLAARRRGLAGRVEIELLLEPSGRVRDVAVVASSSHALLDEAAVEAVRSLEPQPLPEHLPHRPLRVRLPIVFELR; encoded by the coding sequence ATGATTCGCCGGGGCCGAGCGCTGGCGCTCTTGGGTTCTGCCGCGCTCCATCTGGGCGCCCTCGCGGCCGTCCTATCGCTCGCCGCCAGCCTCCGCCAGCCTGAGCCGCTCTTCGTCGATCTGACCGGCGGCGTCCCCGCCGGCGACGGGCGCGAGGCGGCGGCCGCTCCTCCTCTTGGACGGGAGATAGTGGTCCCGCGAGCGCGCGAAGCTCCGCGCGCGCGCGCTCCTCGAGCCTCCGCTCCCTCCTTGCCGGCAGAGCCTGCCGAGACGACGTCGGCCTCCGCGCCGTCGGTCTCCGCCTCCCGGGAGGTGGCGACCGCCGACCAGGGAGGCGCCCCGACCGCCAGTGATATGGATGGCGGCGGGGTCAGGGGAGTCTCGAGCGACGCGCCCGCGCACGCGGGACAGCCGTCCGGCGTCATCGGTGGAGGCGGCTCCCGGCTCGCTCTCGCCGGCCCAGGCACGGGGCGCGGTGAGGTACCGGCTGAGTTCGGGCCCTATCTCGCCCGCTTCCGCGAGCGCATTCAGGAGCTGGTGGTCTACCCGCTGGCTGCACGGCGGCGCGGGCTCGCCGGCCGCGTCGAGATCGAGCTGCTCCTCGAGCCCTCCGGCCGCGTGCGCGACGTCGCCGTGGTCGCGTCGTCCTCCCACGCGCTGCTCGACGAGGCCGCCGTCGAGGCCGTCAGGTCGCTCGAGCCTCAGCCGCTGCCCGAACACCTGCCGCACCGGCCGCTGCGGGTGCGGCTGCCGATCGTGTTCGAGCTCCGCTGA
- a CDS encoding adenosylcobinamide amidohydrolase — translation MIEGLGVRIGREAVVVVAAQPLRVLSSAVHNGGFASARAVVNLHVGKDDPCADPPAMLAAYARRAGVSEPFVGLLTGAWTEAATIGEEDGAGIRTLAVATVGLSNGIAAGRTPVSGWTHGTINTVVVVDADPEPSALVNAVITVTEVKTLLLHEAGVRDAAGGPCTGTSTDAVVIAATGRGARARFGGPASELGWSIAQAARRALWAGIRGWQERNG, via the coding sequence ATGATCGAGGGGCTCGGGGTGCGGATAGGGCGGGAGGCGGTCGTCGTCGTGGCCGCCCAGCCGCTTCGCGTGCTCTCCTCGGCCGTCCACAACGGCGGGTTCGCGTCAGCACGCGCCGTCGTCAACCTCCACGTCGGCAAGGACGACCCGTGCGCGGACCCGCCCGCGATGCTGGCGGCCTACGCGCGGCGCGCGGGCGTGTCGGAGCCCTTTGTCGGTCTTCTCACCGGGGCGTGGACGGAAGCCGCGACGATCGGCGAGGAGGACGGCGCGGGCATCCGGACGCTCGCCGTCGCCACGGTCGGCCTGAGCAACGGCATCGCCGCCGGGCGGACGCCCGTGAGCGGCTGGACGCACGGCACCATCAACACGGTCGTTGTGGTGGACGCCGACCCCGAGCCTTCGGCCCTCGTCAACGCGGTCATCACGGTCACCGAGGTCAAGACGCTCCTGCTCCATGAAGCGGGCGTCCGTGACGCCGCCGGCGGGCCCTGCACCGGCACCTCGACCGACGCCGTCGTCATCGCGGCAACGGGGCGCGGCGCCCGCGCCCGCTTCGGTGGGCCGGCCAGCGAGCTTGGCTGGAGCATCGCCCAGGCCGCGCGCAGGGCCCTCTGGGCGGGCATCCGCGGCTGGCAGGAGCGGAACGGATGA
- the cobU gene encoding bifunctional adenosylcobinamide kinase/adenosylcobinamide-phosphate guanylyltransferase, which yields MSLVHRSDLILGGVRSGKSRLALRLAAAMPRGSRGAFLATAQALDGDMEARIARHRAERPAGWATLEEPYDVVAACESLAGRVDVVVLDCLTLWVANLLLRGDEEKSILAAADALADFLAERRFSLIIVSNEVGAGVHPPTEVGLQFRDALGSVNQRIAAVADRVSYMVAGLPMVIKELPLPEDHRERPPEAP from the coding sequence GTGAGCCTCGTCCATCGCTCCGATCTCATCCTGGGAGGTGTCCGCAGCGGCAAGAGCCGCCTAGCCCTGCGGCTGGCCGCCGCGATGCCCCGGGGCTCGCGCGGCGCTTTCCTCGCCACGGCCCAGGCTCTCGACGGCGACATGGAAGCACGGATCGCGCGCCACCGCGCCGAGCGACCCGCGGGCTGGGCCACGCTCGAGGAGCCGTACGACGTGGTGGCGGCCTGCGAAAGCCTCGCGGGCAGGGTGGACGTGGTCGTCCTCGACTGCCTGACGCTCTGGGTCGCCAACCTCCTCCTGCGGGGCGACGAAGAGAAGAGCATCCTGGCCGCGGCCGACGCGCTGGCGGATTTCCTCGCCGAGCGGCGCTTCTCGCTCATCATCGTGTCCAATGAGGTCGGCGCCGGCGTGCATCCGCCCACGGAGGTGGGCCTGCAGTTCCGCGACGCGCTCGGAAGCGTCAACCAGCGCATCGCCGCCGTCGCGGACCGCGTCAGTTACATGGTCGCGGGCCTGCCCATGGTCATCAAGGAGCTCCCACTGCCTGAGGATCACCGTGAACGTCCTCCCGAAGCTCCTTGA
- the cbiB gene encoding adenosylcobinamide-phosphate synthase CbiB: MEVLFLAVALDLLLGDPPNRYHPVAWIGRLIALGRRWAASVPTDLLVLYGALLIVVVTITAVMGGLALQAAAGWLPWPGSLLAQAWLLKCSFSLRSLVAAVWEVRDRLETGDLAGAREAVGHHLVSRQVEELEEGATASAAVESLAENLNDSWVAPLCFYLVGGLPGAWAYRAINTADAMIGYREGMLEQLGGASARLDDLLNLVPSRLAALALAAGARLGGESGSRAWDVWRRDGGSTASPNAGQTMAAMAGALGVTLEKCSHYRLGDGPAPDVAVIDRAVGVFAAAAGVALVAALVLLRAFR; encoded by the coding sequence GTGGAGGTCCTGTTCCTGGCGGTGGCGCTCGATCTCCTGCTGGGAGATCCGCCGAACCGCTACCATCCTGTCGCCTGGATCGGGCGGCTGATCGCTCTCGGCCGGCGCTGGGCCGCTTCCGTGCCGACCGATCTTCTCGTCCTGTACGGCGCCCTCCTCATCGTTGTCGTCACGATCACGGCCGTCATGGGAGGGCTGGCGCTCCAGGCCGCCGCGGGCTGGCTCCCGTGGCCTGGGAGCCTGCTCGCGCAGGCGTGGCTGCTGAAATGCAGCTTCTCGCTCCGTAGCCTCGTGGCGGCGGTGTGGGAAGTCCGCGACAGGCTCGAGACCGGTGACCTCGCCGGGGCGCGCGAGGCGGTGGGGCATCATCTGGTCAGCCGGCAGGTCGAGGAACTCGAGGAGGGGGCGACGGCATCCGCCGCCGTCGAGTCGCTGGCCGAGAACCTGAACGATAGCTGGGTGGCGCCGCTCTGCTTCTACCTCGTGGGCGGGCTGCCGGGCGCGTGGGCGTACCGCGCGATCAACACGGCAGACGCGATGATCGGCTACCGCGAGGGCATGCTCGAGCAGCTCGGTGGCGCCTCGGCGCGACTCGACGACCTGCTGAACCTCGTCCCGTCGCGCCTCGCTGCGCTCGCGCTCGCCGCCGGGGCGCGACTCGGGGGCGAGTCCGGATCGCGGGCGTGGGACGTCTGGCGCCGTGATGGAGGCTCGACCGCGAGCCCCAACGCCGGGCAGACCATGGCCGCCATGGCGGGGGCGCTCGGCGTGACGCTCGAGAAGTGCTCACACTACCGGCTCGGCGATGGGCCGGCGCCGGACGTCGCGGTCATCGATCGCGCGGTGGGGGTCTTCGCCGCGGCCGCCGGCGTGGCCTTGGTCGCGGCGCTCGTCCTGCTCCGCGCCTTCCGCTGA
- a CDS encoding TonB-dependent receptor, producing MRQVLGTVLVAMLVAAAPVDGQETKRVDPVVVTATTVDTPAEQLGVALTVVTGEDFKTHHYSTLDDAFRNIPGVNVVQQGSYGKLSTLSIRGANANQVLILVDGVRVSSPTVGQTDLSDISPDLIERIEVIRGPQSTIYAADAIGGVVNIITKKGTGPFSATVENMGGNYDTLHSRISLSGAYKIFNYALSGSHLESNGQFQNDNSNVNSVGGRIGVSLPFDSSLAFVYRYNKTDTGVPIKSVFPPPQPVDPIINPNAKQQTETTVMSLEGKSRPVAWWESRARISRYTNNQGFQDPVDPGFDFDSPFRSQVDVERREAEWLNSIFLGKWSTTTVGFGYRHEEGDNKGVFRTARHVPWVLFEEQLRFFDRLFITGGFRIEDDSVFGQATTGQGSVLFVIKETGTRLRGSAGTGFRAPTFNDLFFPDFGNPDLLPERGQSWDVGVDQNLWQNRVRLKLSYFVTNLSNAITCCVPLPTAPFGGPVNAGRARSKGVEAGGEVDILPNLVASFTYTYTDTDNLSTNRPLARIPRNAGSAGLTWEPISRLSLFAQVYVVSRQFDSYGDIYNSGHTRVDAGGTYRIVNQLGWLQRLELVARAQNIINEKYAEVHGFPALGANFLIGLRAGF from the coding sequence ATGCGACAGGTTCTTGGAACCGTGTTGGTGGCGATGCTGGTGGCGGCAGCCCCGGTGGACGGGCAGGAGACGAAGAGGGTGGATCCGGTCGTGGTGACGGCGACGACGGTCGACACGCCCGCCGAGCAGCTGGGCGTGGCCCTGACCGTGGTGACGGGAGAGGACTTCAAGACCCACCACTACTCGACGCTCGACGACGCCTTCCGGAACATCCCGGGCGTCAATGTCGTCCAGCAGGGCAGCTACGGTAAGCTGTCGACGCTCAGCATCCGCGGCGCCAACGCGAACCAGGTGCTGATTCTCGTCGACGGGGTCCGCGTGTCGAGCCCGACGGTCGGCCAGACGGACCTCTCCGACATCTCCCCCGACCTGATCGAGCGCATCGAGGTCATCCGCGGCCCCCAGTCCACGATCTACGCCGCCGACGCCATCGGCGGCGTGGTCAACATCATCACCAAGAAGGGCACCGGTCCCTTCTCCGCCACCGTCGAGAACATGGGCGGCAACTACGACACCCTCCACAGCCGGATCTCGCTCAGCGGCGCGTACAAGATCTTCAACTACGCGCTGTCGGGTTCGCACCTCGAGAGCAACGGGCAGTTCCAGAACGACAACTCGAACGTCAACTCGGTGGGCGGGCGGATCGGCGTCTCGCTGCCCTTCGACAGCTCGCTCGCCTTCGTCTACCGCTACAACAAGACCGACACCGGGGTGCCGATCAAGAGCGTCTTCCCGCCTCCCCAGCCGGTCGACCCCATCATCAACCCCAACGCCAAGCAGCAGACCGAGACCACGGTGATGAGCCTCGAGGGCAAATCACGGCCGGTCGCGTGGTGGGAGAGCCGCGCCCGCATCTCGCGCTACACGAACAACCAGGGCTTCCAGGACCCGGTCGACCCCGGCTTCGACTTCGACTCTCCCTTCCGGTCGCAGGTGGACGTGGAGCGCCGGGAAGCCGAGTGGCTCAACTCGATCTTCCTCGGGAAGTGGAGCACGACCACGGTCGGGTTCGGCTACCGCCACGAGGAGGGCGACAACAAGGGCGTGTTCCGCACCGCGCGCCACGTGCCGTGGGTGCTCTTCGAGGAGCAGCTGCGCTTCTTCGACCGGCTCTTCATCACGGGCGGCTTCCGGATCGAGGACGACAGCGTGTTCGGCCAGGCCACCACGGGGCAGGGGTCGGTCCTCTTCGTCATCAAGGAGACCGGCACGCGGCTGCGCGGGAGCGCCGGGACGGGCTTCCGCGCTCCGACGTTCAACGATCTCTTCTTCCCGGATTTCGGCAACCCGGATCTGCTGCCCGAGCGCGGCCAGTCCTGGGACGTGGGCGTGGACCAGAATCTCTGGCAGAACCGCGTCCGGCTCAAGCTGAGCTACTTCGTCACCAACTTGTCCAACGCCATCACCTGCTGCGTCCCGCTGCCGACGGCCCCCTTCGGCGGTCCCGTCAACGCCGGACGGGCGCGGTCGAAGGGCGTCGAGGCGGGCGGCGAGGTGGACATCCTGCCGAACCTGGTGGCCTCGTTCACCTACACGTACACCGACACGGACAACCTCTCCACCAACCGGCCCCTGGCGCGCATCCCGCGGAACGCCGGCAGCGCCGGGCTGACTTGGGAGCCCATCTCCCGTCTCTCCCTCTTCGCCCAGGTCTACGTCGTCAGCAGGCAGTTCGACAGCTACGGCGACATCTACAACAGCGGCCACACGCGGGTGGACGCCGGCGGGACGTACCGCATCGTCAACCAGCTCGGCTGGCTCCAGCGCCTCGAGCTGGTCGCGCGCGCGCAGAACATCATCAACGAGAAGTACGCCGAGGTGCACGGCTTCCCGGCGCTCGGCGCTAACTTCCTGATCGGCCTGCGGGCCGGGTTCTGA
- a CDS encoding DUF3047 domain-containing protein → MRKGSILAVLLLAAASAVSAQGSQVVVEDWSKTPVGQKGVPNGWRTQSWGNPKYEFEVVSESPTRVLHLVSNGDSSTINKDIKIDCKDYQVLQWRWKVVELPKGGDARKKATDDQALQLYVTFPRFPNAVRSRVIGYIWDTTAPAGTIVKSQKTGLVTYVVMRSGDADIGKWVTETRNVCEDYKKIYGEEPEEKVEALSIGIDSDDTRSRAEGYVGEILFRKP, encoded by the coding sequence ATGCGGAAAGGCTCGATCCTGGCCGTGCTCCTGCTGGCGGCGGCTTCCGCCGTCTCGGCGCAGGGCTCCCAGGTCGTCGTCGAGGACTGGTCCAAGACGCCGGTCGGGCAGAAGGGCGTGCCCAACGGCTGGCGCACCCAGAGCTGGGGCAACCCCAAGTACGAGTTCGAGGTCGTGAGCGAGAGCCCGACCCGAGTCCTCCACCTCGTCAGCAACGGCGACAGCTCGACCATCAACAAGGACATCAAGATCGACTGCAAGGACTACCAGGTCCTCCAGTGGCGCTGGAAGGTGGTGGAGCTGCCCAAGGGCGGCGACGCCCGCAAGAAGGCGACGGACGACCAGGCGCTTCAGCTCTACGTCACCTTCCCGCGCTTCCCGAACGCCGTGCGCTCGCGCGTGATCGGCTACATCTGGGACACGACCGCCCCGGCCGGGACGATCGTCAAGAGCCAGAAGACGGGGCTCGTGACCTACGTCGTCATGCGCTCCGGCGACGCCGACATCGGCAAGTGGGTGACGGAGACGCGCAACGTCTGCGAAGACTACAAGAAGATCTACGGCGAGGAGCCAGAGGAGAAGGTCGAGGCGCTCTCCATCGGCATCGACTCGGACGACACGCGCTCGCGGGCCGAGGGCTACGTCGGCGAGATCCTCTTCCGGAAGCCGTGA
- a CDS encoding iron ABC transporter permease, with product MTGAARLAWICGGLFVILSVVALGSLLVGAAPVAPGTVFDLITGRGPGQGTERTVVLAIRLPRIAAAVLAGAALAVAGAGFQGLTRNPLAEPSILGVSSGAAFGVVLGQVSGLGQGIVEALGLTALGFAGALVAGVAVYLIASTAGGLPVHTLLLAGVIVGIFFSAAITVLISIVDTNRLGGVIHWLLGSVAPIPPGSLGVFALATAAGLWLVLGQARALNLLALGDEGALELGVDALRVKRRVFAGAALLTGTVVAFVGPIGFVGLIVPQALRMLLGPDTRVLVPAAVLAGGAFLLAADTLARTVVAPAELSVGVLTSFCGAPVFIWLLRSRAGRAAP from the coding sequence ATGACGGGCGCGGCCAGGCTGGCATGGATCTGCGGCGGCCTATTTGTCATCTTGTCCGTCGTGGCTCTCGGCTCGCTCCTCGTCGGCGCCGCGCCGGTCGCGCCTGGAACGGTCTTCGACCTCATCACCGGCCGCGGTCCGGGCCAGGGTACCGAGCGCACCGTGGTCCTCGCTATCAGGCTTCCGCGCATCGCCGCCGCGGTGCTGGCCGGCGCCGCGCTGGCCGTCGCGGGCGCGGGTTTCCAAGGCCTCACGCGCAATCCGCTGGCGGAGCCCTCGATCCTGGGCGTCTCGAGCGGCGCTGCGTTCGGCGTGGTGCTGGGCCAGGTGTCGGGGCTCGGCCAGGGGATCGTGGAGGCGCTGGGGCTCACCGCCCTCGGCTTCGCGGGCGCTCTCGTCGCGGGCGTGGCCGTGTACCTGATCGCGTCCACGGCGGGCGGGCTCCCGGTGCACACGCTCCTCCTGGCGGGCGTGATCGTCGGCATCTTCTTTTCGGCCGCGATCACGGTGCTGATCTCGATCGTGGACACCAACCGCCTCGGCGGCGTCATCCACTGGCTCCTCGGCAGCGTGGCGCCCATTCCGCCGGGCTCGCTCGGCGTGTTCGCCCTCGCGACCGCGGCGGGCCTCTGGCTGGTCCTGGGCCAGGCTCGCGCGCTCAACCTCCTGGCGCTGGGCGACGAGGGCGCCCTCGAGCTGGGCGTGGACGCGCTGCGTGTGAAGCGGCGCGTCTTCGCCGGCGCGGCGCTTCTCACGGGCACCGTCGTCGCCTTCGTCGGGCCTATCGGCTTCGTCGGCCTCATCGTGCCGCAGGCGCTCCGGATGCTGCTCGGCCCCGACACCCGCGTCCTCGTCCCCGCGGCCGTGCTCGCGGGCGGCGCCTTCCTCTTAGCGGCCGACACGCTGGCGCGCACCGTGGTGGCGCCCGCCGAGCTGTCGGTGGGCGTGCTGACGTCCTTCTGCGGCGCGCCCGTCTTCATCTGGCTCCTGCGCTCGCGCGCGGGGCGGGCGGCGCCGTGA
- a CDS encoding RNA-binding S4 domain-containing protein, with amino-acid sequence MPDLRLDKWLWAARFFKSRTLATAACDGGKVDVNDQAAKPSRAVREGDLLRITLPRAKKIVRVAALSDRRGPGAQAKLLYEDLTPPPAPREARVPPPAMRPPGAGRPTKRERRQIDRLQRS; translated from the coding sequence ATGCCCGATCTGCGGCTCGACAAATGGCTCTGGGCTGCGCGCTTCTTCAAGAGCAGGACGCTGGCGACCGCGGCGTGCGACGGCGGCAAGGTGGACGTCAACGACCAGGCGGCGAAGCCTTCGCGCGCCGTGCGCGAGGGCGATCTCTTGCGCATCACGCTGCCGCGGGCGAAGAAGATCGTCCGCGTGGCGGCGCTGTCGGACCGCCGGGGCCCGGGCGCACAGGCGAAGCTCCTCTACGAGGACCTGACCCCGCCACCAGCCCCGCGCGAGGCGCGCGTCCCGCCGCCAGCGATGCGGCCGCCCGGGGCCGGCCGCCCGACGAAGCGGGAGCGCCGCCAGATCGACCGCCTCCAGCGCTCCTGA
- a CDS encoding ABC transporter ATP-binding protein, protein MTPLCEFRRVGFAYPAGAHGRPPFEIRDLSFSLAPGEVLGLIGPNAAGKTTVIRLLSRVLDPSRGEIFLAGRSASRLGRAAVARQVAVVPQDVPQGFPYTVEQLVLMGRFPHAPGRFFENREDLEIAREAMAITGVETLAAESLDRISGGERQRALLARALAQRPRLLVLDEPTAHLDLRYQAECVALLRRLHKDEGLGILLVSHDLNLAAEVSDRLLLMAGGAAVSAGTPEDVMQESVLEAVYGCPVVVDKHPATRRPTVNVVWPDGR, encoded by the coding sequence GTGACGCCGCTCTGCGAGTTCCGCCGCGTGGGCTTCGCCTACCCGGCCGGCGCCCACGGGCGTCCGCCCTTCGAGATCCGCGATTTGAGCTTCTCGCTGGCGCCGGGCGAGGTGCTGGGGCTCATCGGCCCGAATGCTGCGGGCAAGACCACGGTGATCCGCCTGCTGTCGCGGGTGCTGGACCCGTCGCGCGGCGAGATCTTCCTGGCCGGCCGGTCGGCGTCACGGCTCGGCAGGGCGGCGGTCGCCCGGCAGGTTGCCGTCGTGCCGCAGGACGTGCCGCAGGGATTCCCGTACACCGTCGAACAGCTCGTCCTGATGGGCCGCTTCCCGCACGCGCCGGGCCGCTTCTTCGAGAACCGGGAAGATCTCGAGATCGCCCGCGAGGCGATGGCGATCACCGGGGTCGAGACGCTCGCTGCCGAGTCACTCGACCGGATCTCGGGCGGGGAGCGCCAGCGCGCCCTTCTCGCCCGCGCGCTCGCTCAGCGTCCGCGGCTCCTCGTGCTCGACGAGCCGACGGCGCACCTGGACCTTCGCTACCAGGCGGAGTGCGTGGCGCTGCTGAGGCGGCTCCACAAGGACGAAGGGCTGGGCATCCTCCTCGTCTCGCACGATCTCAACCTGGCCGCCGAAGTCTCGGACCGGCTGCTCCTCATGGCCGGAGGTGCCGCCGTGAGCGCCGGGACGCCGGAAGACGTCATGCAGGAGTCGGTGCTCGAGGCCGTCTACGGTTGCCCCGTGGTGGTGGACAAGCACCCCGCGACGCGGCGGCCGACGGTCAACGTCGTCTGGCCCGACGGGAGGTGA
- a CDS encoding cobalamin-binding protein: MTALCRSLILALCFLPGIAQALTVVDQTGHAVTLPAAPRRIVSLVPGVTEILFAIGAQDALVGVTDFCDYPPDARRKARVGDMLAPNLETLVSLRPDLVVATRSGNREETFDQLKRLGLPVYLVDEPPSIADVLRLVGGLGQLTGRRDAAAAVAAGLERRITAVRERVAGRPHPRVLYVLWPEPLIVPGRGSLVSELIASAGGESVTADQGQGYPRMSLEAAVGRAPEVIILARHGAGTGPAAREQWQRLESLPAIRSGRLYAADGDLLHRYGPRVVDGLELLARLIHPEAFTHPEAVTHPEAVK; encoded by the coding sequence GTGACGGCGCTCTGCCGGTCCCTCATCCTCGCGCTCTGCTTCCTGCCCGGGATCGCGCAGGCGCTGACTGTCGTGGACCAGACGGGTCACGCGGTGACCCTGCCGGCCGCGCCTCGCCGCATCGTGTCGCTGGTGCCGGGCGTGACCGAGATTCTCTTCGCCATCGGCGCCCAGGACGCCCTCGTCGGCGTCACCGATTTCTGCGACTACCCGCCGGACGCCAGGCGCAAGGCCCGCGTGGGAGACATGCTCGCGCCGAACCTCGAGACCCTGGTCAGCCTCAGGCCCGACCTCGTGGTGGCGACCCGGTCGGGCAACCGCGAGGAAACCTTCGACCAGCTCAAGCGGCTGGGCCTGCCGGTCTATCTCGTGGACGAGCCGCCCTCCATCGCCGACGTGCTGCGGCTGGTGGGCGGCCTGGGCCAGCTGACCGGCCGGCGCGACGCCGCCGCGGCGGTCGCGGCCGGCCTCGAGCGGCGCATCACGGCCGTGCGGGAGCGTGTCGCCGGTCGGCCGCACCCGCGCGTGCTCTACGTCCTGTGGCCCGAGCCCCTCATCGTGCCCGGGCGCGGCTCGCTCGTCTCCGAGCTGATCGCGTCGGCGGGCGGCGAGTCGGTCACCGCGGACCAGGGCCAGGGCTATCCGCGCATGAGCCTGGAGGCCGCGGTGGGGCGCGCGCCGGAGGTCATCATCCTGGCGCGTCACGGTGCCGGTACGGGGCCCGCGGCGCGCGAGCAGTGGCAGCGGCTCGAGAGCCTGCCGGCCATCAGGAGCGGGCGGCTGTACGCGGCCGACGGCGACCTCCTGCACCGCTACGGTCCCCGCGTCGTGGACGGGCTCGAGCTCCTCGCGCGCCTCATTCATCCGGAGGCATTCACCCATCCGGAGGCAGTCACCCATCCGGAGGCAGTCAAATGA